In a single window of the Melissococcus plutonius ATCC 35311 genome:
- the eno gene encoding phosphopyruvate hydratase — translation MSIITDIYAREVLDSRGNPTVEVEVYTESGAFGRGIVPSGASTGEYEAVELRDGDKSRYGGKGVTKAVDNVNNILADAIIGYDVRDQMAIDKAMIKLDGTPNKAKLGANAILGVSIAVARAAADYLEVPLYHYLGGFNTKVLPTPMMNIINGGSHADNSIDFQEFMIMPVGAPTFKEALRCGAEIFHALASILKGRGLATSVGDEGGFAPNLASNEEGFEVIIEAIEKAGYVPGKDVLLAMDAASSEFYDKEKGVYVLADSGEGEKTTDEMIKFYEELVSKYPIISIEDGLDENDWDGFKKLTDALGDKVQLIGDDLFVTNTEKLSKGIERGIANSILIKVNQIGTLTETFEAIEMAKEAGYTAIVSHRSGETEDSTIADIAVATNAGQIKTGSLSRTDRIAKYNQLLRIEDQLGEVAGYKGLKSFYNLKNK, via the coding sequence ATGTCAATTATTACAGATATTTATGCTCGTGAGGTATTAGACTCACGTGGCAATCCAACAGTAGAAGTAGAAGTATATACTGAAAGTGGGGCTTTTGGAAGAGGGATTGTTCCTTCTGGTGCTTCAACTGGTGAATATGAAGCCGTAGAACTACGTGATGGTGACAAATCTCGTTATGGTGGTAAGGGAGTAACAAAAGCCGTTGATAATGTAAATAACATCCTTGCAGATGCAATTATTGGCTACGATGTACGCGACCAAATGGCAATTGATAAAGCAATGATTAAATTAGATGGTACTCCTAATAAAGCTAAATTGGGAGCAAATGCAATTTTAGGTGTCTCAATTGCTGTTGCACGTGCTGCTGCAGATTATCTTGAAGTGCCTTTATATCATTACTTAGGTGGTTTTAATACTAAAGTATTGCCAACACCAATGATGAATATTATTAATGGTGGTTCACATGCAGATAATAGTATTGATTTCCAAGAATTTATGATCATGCCTGTTGGTGCACCAACATTTAAAGAAGCCTTACGTTGTGGTGCAGAAATATTCCATGCATTAGCTTCTATCCTAAAAGGCCGTGGACTAGCAACATCAGTTGGTGATGAAGGTGGTTTTGCACCAAACCTAGCTTCAAATGAAGAAGGATTTGAAGTAATCATTGAAGCGATTGAAAAAGCAGGCTATGTTCCTGGTAAAGATGTTCTTCTTGCAATGGATGCTGCTTCTTCAGAATTTTATGATAAAGAAAAAGGCGTTTATGTTTTAGCTGATTCTGGTGAAGGTGAAAAAACAACAGATGAAATGATTAAATTTTATGAAGAATTGGTTTCTAAATATCCAATTATCTCTATCGAAGATGGCTTAGATGAAAATGATTGGGATGGATTCAAAAAACTTACGGATGCTTTAGGAGATAAAGTTCAGTTAATTGGAGACGATTTATTTGTAACAAATACTGAAAAATTATCAAAAGGAATCGAAAGAGGAATTGCAAATTCTATCTTAATTAAAGTTAACCAAATCGGTACTTTAACAGAAACTTTTGAAGCGATTGAAATGGCAAAAGAAGCTGGTTATACAGCAATTGTTTCTCATCGTTCTGGTGAAACAGAAGATTCAACAATTGCTGATATCGCTGTAGCAACAAATGCTGGCCAAATCAAAACGGGTTCCCTTTCACGTACCGACCGTATTGCAAAATACAATCAATTATTACGTATCGAAGACCAATTAGGCGAAGTTGCTGGATATAAAGGTTTGAAATCTTTCTATAACTTAAAAAATAAATAG